TTAATTACTTTATGGAACGAAACTTTCTACAACTTGCAAGCAATTGGCTGGATCGTCGTATGCCTGATTCCCACTCTAAGAATTCTCAGGCCACGCGATTTTTTCAAAAAACCCCCTTTCGTTTTATGCTTGGGATCTGTCGTGGTAATTTTTGCAAGTTTACTGATTCGAAAACAATTAATGGAGTCGGCATCCCTTGTGGAAATATGTGCCATTCAAACTCATTTCCTGTGCGAAATACGGGATGAAATAGGTTACTTCATCTATCTGCAATTTTTCGGGAGAGTTTCCTTGATTTTAGCTTGTATCAGCCTCGCCCTATCCAAAAAATCGATGGCGGACTTGGCTTTCGCTTTAAGTTTTTCAGGGTTAATTCTTTACAATTTTGACATTGCCGCTTTGGCTTTGGCCTTAAGTCTGGTTTCCTTGTCCATTCATCAATCAAAGGGTAGGCAAGATATTTTATCGGGGGTGATTATCAACGAAAATAATTCTTAGGGTTCAACCTGAAGCATTCGATAAATAGTAACCAAAGTTTCTTCTGCTTCGGCCACTGCTTCAAAATCGGTGTCAATCAAACCGTCCAAACCAACTCTTGCCAATGGAAGCCCCCCCAAAACATAATCGCAAACAGCTTGATAGGCGAATCTTCTCGCTAAAATGTCGTCTTCCGCAAAAAATACCTCATTTTTGTTTGCCGAGTAAATTTGCCAGCAGTCGAGTTTATCGGGACATAATCCAGCTTGCCATGCTTCCCTTAAAATTCTGTACAACCAAATGGCCCCGGCCCTTCGATCAAAAATGGAGTCAATCCGATAGACCCATGTTCCAGGTTCACCACTTGAAAAACCTTCACCCTCCCGGATGACCCCCTGTAAGGCGGCTTCATTGAGATCGGCAATGTAGGGATAGTCATCGGGTATGTTGGAAAATGGATTAGCCGGGGCCTCGTCATATTCCAGACAACCCTCCTCCCTCATCAAGCGCATCCCCAAACCCACCAAATCACCCCGGCCCATGGGACGATCCACATCATAATCCAAAGGCCACTGGGCAGTTTGTTGAGCGTGGTTCAAAAGAGGGACATGCTCAGGAATGTCGATTTCCTCCTCGTCATTGCCAAGTTCCAGCATTCGATAAATGATCAAGGCCGATTCACCCTTTGATACTGTTTGTTTCCCATAAACGCTGACTGCGGGATCCATGTTCTCATTCCAATCTACCAGCGCATCCAACATGAAGGCTACTTTGAAATAGGTACTTGAAATACCATAGGGTACCGCTAGCCCCGCAATATCCGGCCCATTATAAAATTGACTTAAATTACCAAAGTGAATGGCTTCTTCCTGGCCTTGCTTATACATGGCGCGTCCTGACTCCACGATCAATCCGGCTCGGGTTCGTTTGGCCTCAGGGTTGGGACAGGCCCCCGCTTTGAGAATCCTCCGATTAATGGCAAAGGACATGATGGGATCATTCTCACAAAATCCGCCTTCAAAGGCCAAGGCAGTTTCCCGGAATCCGCCGGCATTAATGAGAGTATCGATTTCCTCTTTAAGCGTGACTAAATCATCCGGTCTGAATTTTGTCTGGCCCACCTTGATCGGCCAATGCCCTGCATTTACCAAGGCACAAATCTCACTCTCAAAACGGTGGCCTGCAATGTCAACCAAGGAGGCGCACGCGTTCTGGTTGGGTCCGCAACCTACAGGACTGGTTTCATCTCCTGCTGGAGTGAGAGGGCACAAATCACTTCCGTCGCCAATCCCATCGCCGTCATCATCAGCATCGCACAGGTCCCCTTGCCCGTCGTTATCAAAGTTAGATTGTTGTGGATTAGCGAGCAGAGGGCAATTATCCCCTCGATCTCCCACTCCATCTCCATCCGTATCCGCTGATTCATTGGGATCATTTGGGAAGGCATCCTCGTTGTTAGGAACGCCATCATTATCATCATCATTATCGCAGGCATTTCCCAAACCATCCGCATCGATATCAGTCTGATCGGGATTGCTATTTTCGGGGCAATTATCATTGGCATCAGGAATGCCGTCGCCGTCCGAATCAGGGGCGAGAACTTCGCGGATATCCACTCGAACGTGGGGATCGTTGGCTCCCACAACGGCTGCGATGGGATCACCAAAATAGAAACCCGTTTTGCGGGCGATGGTGGAATATTGGCCTCCCGCCGGAAGGTCCACCCTGTAATAACCTGAGGAATCCGTCAAAACTGTAATTTGACCATTAAGGGTAACCGCCACATTCGAAATAGGAGAGCCATCCAAGGCGATGACATATCCCTCTATTGAATAGGATTGAATGACATTGAAATTATTTGTTGTTGCCGTGGCCGTTGAATTTCCATCGGTGGTGACAATTCTTAATTGATAAGTGGAAGGTCGGAAAGGCATCCATGTGAAGGAGCTGACATCGCCGCCGAGGCCCCTCACAATGGGGATTTGAACCCCATTGTCGATTAGATACAAATCGGTCGTGAGTTGAGCTGTGGAGTCTTCGCCACGGGCATTAAGATCACTCACATTAAAAGAAATGCGATAAGGCTCCTCGGTCATCACTATGCCAGGATTGGCAATGCTCACTCTCGGAGAAGGATCAGCAGGGTCGCTCACAACAACATCTCTTATTGTTAAGGAAATTGTTTTTTGATCGATGTACCCCAAGGTATCTCCGACTCTGACCCGAATTCTCGCTGTGGCATCACCTCCGGTCACATTGGGGGCTATAAAAATGACGCGGCGATTGTCCAAAGAATTGGGGTCCGGCAAAAACCATCCCTTATCCGTACACCAGTAAAAGAAGGCGCGGCCGCCGTTTGCTTCGTCCACAAAGGCGTTGGCTGTGATTGCTACCGTATTCCCTTCATTGACCTCCGTTGCATCAGGTATGACTCGCAGTGAAGGAGGCCTTACCCCGTTAACTGGCGGTCTTTGTTCATAGTTATGACCAATACATCGTTGACCCCGGGCATTAGCTTGTCCCTCTGCAATGGTCACGGTGCCCAAAGCTGCAGCAACCGTCGAGGGGTTATTGGAATCGACAACATAAAATCGCCAGTCATTGGCTGGATTCACATCCGCATCAATCGCTAAAACTTCAACCCCATCGTTGGGCGTTACGATGGCAAGCCTTCTCCAATTTCTATCTCCTGGATTACAATTATCCCTTTCATCGACAACGCATGAATCCCGCTTGATGGAGATGAGCATGGGGATATTGGGAGGGGCGTTTCTGTAGGACCAACTGACCGTAACTGGTCCTCCAAGGATGAACGATCCGCTTCTCGGTCGTATATTGGTAATTCTCCATCGGAGGAGATTGATTGTCCCAGCCGCCGCCGCAAAGGTCGAATTATCGTTTGAATCTGCAAGATAAACACGCCAATCATCGGAAAGATTCACATCGGCATCGATGGTGACAGTTTGCGTTCCATCATTGGATGTGCCTACAGCAAGCCGTCTCCAGTTGGCATCACCGGCGTTGCATGTCTCATTGCCATTCACGATACAGGAGTCTCTTTTAATGGAAATGACCATCGGGTTGTTTGCAGGAGCAGCATTGTAAGACCATGTTACCGTCATTTGCCCGCCCACATTGTAAGTGCCATTTGTGGGCTGGATATTGGTGATGATTCTTTGGATGAGATTGATAGTTCCTTGAGCGGCCGTAACCATGACCGGATTGTTTGAATCAGCGACATAAACGCGCCAATCATTGGCTGGATTGATATTGGCATCTATGTTCACGGTCTGTGTTCCATCATTGGATGTGCCTACAGCAAGCCGTTTCCAATTGGCATCACCGGCGTTGCATGTCTCATTGCCATTCACGATGCAGGAGTCTCTTTTAATGGAAATGACCATCGGGTTGTTTGCAGGAGCATCGGGATAGGACCATGTGACTGTCATTTGCGCGCCAAGAGCATATTGGCCACCGGATGGTTGAACATTGGTGATGGGTCTTCGATTAATGGTGATCGTACCTTGGGCCGCCGCAAAGACGGATCCATCGTTTGAGTCAGCGACATAAACGCGCCAGTTGTTGGCTGGATTGATATTGGCATCTATGTTCACGGTCTGTGTTCCATCATTGGATGTGCCTGCAGCAAGCCGTCTCCAGTTGGCATCCCCAACATTGCACGTCTCATTGCCATTCACGATACAGGAGTCTCTTTTAATGGAAATGACCATCGGGTTATTTGCAGGAGCGGCATTGTAAGACCATGTTACCGTCATTTGCGTACCAACATTATAAGTGCCGTTTGTGGGTTGGACGTTGGTGATTATTCTTCGAAGGTTAATGGTTCCTGGGGCGGCAGCAAAGGTGACATTGTCTACGGAATCAGCGACATAAGCGCGCCAGTCGTTGGCAGGATTCACATCGGCATCGATGGTGACAGTTTGCGTTCCATCATTGGATGTGCCTACAGCTAGCCGACGCCAATTTTTATCGCCTGCGTTACAAGGATTTGCATTACACCAATCTCTCTTGATGGAAATGATCATCCCGTTGTTGGCAGGAGCGGCATTGTAAGACCATGTCGCTGTCATCTGTCCACCAATGGTATAGTCGCCATTGGAAGGCCTCACATTGGTGATGGTTCCCGTTGTAAAACTCCAAATGAGCGAATTAGGGCTTCCATCGTTTGGAGAACCCGCACGGACCATCCAATAATAAGTTGTTCCTCCACGTAGCCTTCCATTGGGAACATCATAAAAGCTCACATTGGGAGTTTCATTGATGACGCATCCATTACAAATCCGTGTCACGTTATCTAAATTGCTGAGGGTATTTCGGTCAGGGGCGACAAAAACACGGTAAACAGTGGCTCCACCTACATTATTCCAATCCAACCTCACTGTTTTTGATTGATTGACGGCATTATTAGCCGGGCTAGACAATTGGGGCCTTGCAAGCGCTGCTAAAGCTGGTGAAGCTAGGCCCCAGCCCAGCCACCCGAAAGTGAGAATAAAAACTAACCTATGGAGTGACTTGTTTGACATCATTATTGACAGGTGGCATTACAACCAGCCTTGCCATTCTCAGCAATGCAGATCATCTTGGCGGCTTCCGCCCGGGTAATAATCTGGCCAGGCCCAAAGGTTCCATTGGGATAGCCTTCCACAATGGGATCCAACTCCCCGCTTTCATCCTCACGAAGTGCGCAAGCGTAGACAGAGGAATAAAACCAATCACTTCCGAACACGACATCACTGAATAAATTTTTGTCCCCAACCTCATAGGGTTCTAAGCCAAATGTATTGACGATCATTTTACTGGCTTCGGCTCTATTGATGGGGTTTGCCGGACAAAAATAAATTCGCCCTGGGTCGTTTGATCCATCGCAGGCGGTTCCTTCTGCGTAACCTTTTACAATTTGCTGATCTCGTGCGTAGTAAACCTTTTTCAAGTACCAGGGGATTTTATCGGGATCATCATCATCATCGTAGGGGATGTCCTGAAAAAAGGGAGCTTGTGGCTGATAGCTGTCGAAATCAAAATTAGGAAAAGCTGTTTTTAGAAGAATAGCTAGAAATTCGGCACGATTGATCTGATTATTAGGTCTAAAGTTCCCATCGAGATAACCGTTTATAATCCCGTCCGTCGCTAATCTGGTAATGTAGGGCCAATACCATTCCTGAGGAGTGACATCATGAAAATTTGGACATTGTTCTCCCGAATTTTGGTCGCTTATACCGGCTCCATCAATGTTTTCAAACTTCACCGCGTCAAAACCCACCCACATGTCCCCGGTAATGGAGGCGGCATTAAATGCCGATGCCAAATTCAATTCTACATAACCCTGTACCGTGAGATTTACACCATTGTTGTCGGTTATTTGAACCCAATTGTTATTATTGACGCTCTGATTGATGGCATTGGAGGCAACGAGATTTCCTGCGTTACCATCGCTACTGATGCTGTATTGTAAATTCGTGGCTGTAGCTCCTCCGGGAACATAAACGGAGATCCTGTATCTTCCGTTAACGCCCGGCTTCCACTTGACCGATGTTGAGTTGGTCCCTTGGATCAATTTGGCTGTGAGATAGTAGCCTGGAACATTATTGCTGTTTGCATCGTCAGAGAACGTTGATGAATATTCGTAAGGAGCTGTATTTAACTGATCGTTATCAACAATGACATCGTTGGCGCCGATAAACTGAACCATCACGGGGTAACCTTCAACCGAACTGCCGGCCGTTTTTTGCACCCATGGATAAAAAAGATAGGTCTGGCCAAGAGTATAACCCGAATTATTCCCATTCAATGATGTGTTGCCGATATCCACATTATCGTTGGAGAAGAGCCATTGCAGGTTGGCTGCCAATTCAACCGTATTTTCACGGTCGGTTCCTTGACGAACAAAAATACCTGTTTTACTGAAATTGGCCGAGTTAACTCTATTGAATGTTAACGAACCATATAAAGAGGCGCCGCTTCGGCCATACACGGTGTATTGATCAACAGAAGGGTTTGCCGATATTGAAACATAGGGCAATAGCTCACCATAACTAGGAGTCTCATCAGAACCAATAGCAATGGCGTCAGGGCTGTACCAAATTCTCCCATTGGAAGCGATCCCGGGCTCTTGGGTGGAGTTGATGACATAATAGGGATCTAGGGCATCAATCCTATAATTGAGATTTCTTTCATTATTGAGACAACCATCCCCCGGACAAGCCTCATCATCACCCACCCAGTTACTAATTTCTTGATTACTACCAACAAATTCTAAGTGGAGATGAGAATATGCATTACCTCCAACACATTCTCCTCCTTCTTTTCCGATCAATTGATACGGAACAATATAGTCGTCAGCCTCTACATCCCTTTGTCTTAAGTGAAAAATGATGGCTGAAAGGCTTTCGCCACTGGTTAATAAATTTTTTAGTGTTAGGCGGCCGCAGTCTCCTAAGGAACTCACACGGCCAAAACCATAAAAAGGGACGGGAACGCCGGCATTGATGCCTCCATCCAAATTGTAATCGTTACCAGTATGGGTACAAATTCCTGAGGATCCACAAGCTGCATTTGAATAATAGGCATGCTCCCAAAAATCTGTGGATTTTGCCCCATACTGAGTGATGTCATAGCGTCCAAAATCATCCGCTTTAGCCACAGAAAAAATCATCACGCCAAATGCAAGAAAGAGGCCGACTTTTATTTTTGAAATTTTCATGTGAGTAGAAAAATTTTTAGGGGATGCCTCGGGGTCTAGATCAAAAAAAGATGGGGGTCAAGGGATAAAAGCTGACACGTGCTTTTTCTCAAATCCTCTCCCGCTTGATCCAAACCAAATCCTGTTTCTTGAGTGAGTGGGCCAGATCTTCCCTCTGTTTTGCCCCTTTCATCAAGAAAACATGCCGCTTCTTCAAGAATAACAACTGCTCCTGGAAATTAGAACCCAAAATACTCCATTGGATGCTGCCAAGGTTTCAAAATAAAAAATACATCTAAAAGAGTGAAGTACCCCCCTCATCAAAACAATTGGCAGTTTTCTCCGATGAAGTTAAACTATGCTCATGACTTCCATGGATACGATGTTTATGAAAGCCGCACTTGATGAAGCCTTCCAAGGCTTGAAGGAAGGTGGCATTCCTATTGGAAGTGTACTCACCATCAATGAAAAAATTGTGGGGCGGGGACATAATCGTCGTGTGCAAAGTGGCAACCCCATTCTTCATGGAGAAATGGATTGCTTGCAAAATGCCGGAAGACTTAAGGCCAAAGACTACCAACGCGCCACACTTTACACCACCCTCTCCCCTTGTGACATGTGCACTGGCACCATTAAAATTCCACGCGTGGTAATGGCCGAAAATACCACTTTTCGAGGGGGTGAAGATCTGCTTTTAAAAAGAGGTGTGGAAGTGATCAACATGAATGTGCCTGAAGCCATTACCTTGATGCGCAATTTTATCAAGGCTCATCCGGAATTGTGGAATGAAGATATAGGCGTTTAAAACAAAATCAGCTGGATCCGATTAAACACCCACCACGGAAATGGCAATATTACGGGTTCTCGGGCCATCCAAATCAATAAAACATAAACGTTGCCACTCACCCAAAACAGGCTTTCCTTCGTGCACAATAATGGATTGGGAATGGTTTCCAAAAAGGAAGGACTTCATGTGGGAATCCGCATTTCGATCACACTTTGTATCAGACTCACAAAGATTTTTGGTGCGAATGGAACTATTATGAAGATAGGGCTTGGTGCGAGGGATGGATTCCCTCATAAACTTGTTGATATCGCCCAAAAGGCAGGGTTCATCCAGTTCATTCACCGCCACAACACAGGTTGTGTGCAAGGACTGAACTGTGATCGAGCCTTCTTGCACACCACTTTCTTCGATCCAGTCAAAGAGATTTTCAGTCAAATCATTAATATGAAAAAAATCAAAATCGGTAACATGCTCCCCGAGTTTAGGTTCCAATTCCAAAAGATTGTTTTGAGCTGTTGAAATTTCAATTTTTTTGAAAAAAGTGAGAAACTCGGTATTAAACGTCGGATACACTTTTTTTAAAGCGATGGCTGATTGGTTCATAATTTTTTGATACTTATGTTTATTACTGTCAAAAAAGCAACCGAAAATGATGATTTAAATCATAAAAACTATTTGACCTTAAGCATCCATTTTGATTTTTAGGACCCACCAAAGAATTTATTCACAATAAAAAAAGGAAAAACCATGACAACACCCTTTCCCAAACAGTTAGATCAAGTAAGCGTTCAACTTAAAGCCAATATTTATTTTGATGGAAAAGTAGTTAGCCACACCCTTCTTGAAAAAGATGGTTCCAAAAAAACCATCGGGCTTATCTATCCGGGGGTCTATTCTTTCAACACGGGGGCTCCTGAATGCATGATGATTACGGCAGGTACTTGTAAAATAAAACTAAAAGGTGAAAACAAATGGGAATCCTATGCAGCCGATCAGGCGATCGAAGTACCGGGAAACTCATCTTTTGAAATAAGTGTGGAAAACGGCATTGCTGAGTATCTGTGTTTATTTAGATGATTATTTCTCAAAAAGTTTTTTATATCCCCCATAGCCTTCTTTTTCCAAGTCTTCCTTGGGAATAAAGCGAAGGGAGGCTGAATTGATACAAAAACGCATCCCTTCAGGACCAGGCCCATCGTTAAAAACATGGCCTAAATGAGAATCCCCGGTTTTACTCCGTACCTCGGTACGACGCATCCCATATTGAGTGTCCGTCTTTTCGGAAACCAGGCTTGAATCAATGGGTTTGGTAAAACTGGGCCAACCCGTCCCTGAATCAAATTTGTCAGTCGAGCTAAACAAGGGCTCCCCCGTAACCACATCCACGTAAATTCCTTTCCGGTGATTATTCCAGTACTCATTGGCAAAAGGCGGTTCCGTCCCTTCTTTTTGGGTCACGTGATACTGTTCCGGAGTTAAGCTTTTTTTGAGTTCAGCATCGTTTGGCTTGCGATATTGATTCACAATTTCCTCCCTGGAAAGAGACCTGAAAAAATCATCTCGTCCTGAACCTAAACGGTACATTTTGTAATGCATGCTATTGGTTTTGTAATAGTTTTGATGATACCCTTCAGCCGGATAGAATTTTTTGAATGGATAAATCCCCGTAACAATGGGTTTGGCAAACCGTTTCGTACTCATCAATTGTTTTTTGGATTCTTCAGCCAGAACACGTTCTTCTTCATTATTGTAATAAATACCCGTACGATACTGGGACCCACGATCAACAAACTGTCCCCCATCATCAGTGGGATCAACATTTTGCCAAAATATTTCCAAAACTTGGCTAAAACTCACTTTAGAAGCATCGTAGGTTACCTGGATGGCTTCCAAATGCCCTGTTTTCCCAGAACAGACCTCTTCATAGGTGGGATTTTCTTTATGGCCCCCGGTATATCCGGATACCACTTCTAAAACACCCTCTAATTTTTCAAAGGGGGGTTCCATGCACCAAAAACATCCTCCGGCAAAAACGGCTTTTTGAATGGTTGAAGACTTATCTGTTTGCATGCCTGCCATGCCTTCTTCCCTTCCCCATAGGAATAGAAGAAAACATACTCTGAAAATAAAAATATTTTTTTGAGAAAAAAAACGAAAGGAAACCATTTGCATTAAAACGGACCAGATTCCCCTTAGTTCTAAGGGGCTTTTAAGAATCAGGAGCCACTCGCATTGGCCTGCCAACGATTGGCCAATATTTGTTTGGTGCCTGAACCAAGATTTTTGCTGGCCATAAGGCTTTGGAGACGATCAATACGGTCCTGCGGTTTGGGATGGGTACGCATAATGGTGCTATAATTACGCCCCCCTTCCTGGTTTTTAAGAAGGTTCAAAAAACTAATAAAAGCCTTTGGATCATACCCTGCCTTGGCGGCATATTGGATAGCCGCCGCATCCGCCTTGTATTCATCAGCACGATCAAAACCTTTTTCAAAAAGATGATTCACAAAAACAGGACCAATCTTTTTGATAAGCCCCCCGCCTACACCGGCTTGATCTGCCGCAATATCAGCCCCCGCTTCTGTTAGCGCGGCTGTTGTTTGACTTTTTTTGATGGCTTTAAGGGCATGTTTGTCGGCAACATGGGCTATTTCGTGACCCAACACGCCGGCCAATTCAGCTTCGGATTTAAGCTGGCTTAATAAACCGCGAGTCACAAAAATATAACCACCGGGGCATGAAAAAGCATTTACAATCATATTCCCCTGAGCATCACGAGCATCAACCACCTGAAAATGGTAATTGACATTGGGCCGTGAACTAACCTGGGCGACTGTCAAGCCCACCTTGCTGACATATTGATTTAATGCTTCCGAACCGGCGGGAGGAAAAGCTCCCAGAACAAGGGCTGCCAAGTCCCTCCCCATGGTGGCTTCATCAGGCTCAGGGGCTGCTTGCGCTTTGACGACTTTTTCACCAACATTAACCACCTTATCCAAACCCAAAAATCCTGCAAAGGCTGGACGAACCAAAAAACTGGTCATAAAAAACAAACTACCAAGACAAATAACTTTTTTTAAATTGCATGAACTCATTGTGAATCCCTCCCCAGTTTCCCCTGTTTTTGAAATTGATTGAGCTGATCTTTAGAAACATGGCGATTTTCCATTTTGGAAACAGCGCTATAATTGGGATAAGCTTTTAAGAGAGCCCGCCCCATCACATCGCCTCCGCGAACTCCTGCCGTGCCAGAAACCTGGGATGAACCTGAAGAGGAAAGTCCATCTTCGTCCTGAGCCATTGCATTTATGCTTAAGCCCGAAAGAAGAGCAAAAACAGATAAAGAAGCAAAAAGTGGTTTAGTCATTTTTTTCATAAGTTAAAAGAGAGTACATGAAAATTTAAATATCTGACAAGAATAAATTACTGAACCCCATAAATCCTGACCGCTTTTTCTTTCCCCTTCACTTTAACTTCTCCCAAATCACAAAATCTCTCCCTCTCTTTTTCAGGGAGCCTTAAATAACTGGATTCACTGACAATCAATTCAGTGTGAAACTCTTTATTCAATGATTCCAGCCTTGAGGCCAGATTGACTTCATCACCAATCACCGTATAGCTTTGAGAACGCACAGAGCCTATATTTCCAACGGTCACAACCCCTGTATTGATTCCAATGCCGATACGAAGCTCGGGTCGGCCTTCAGCCTTCCATTTTGCACGCAATTCAGAAACTTTTCTCGTCATGGCCAAGGCCGCCTGCACGGCACTTCGAGCATGGTCACAGGTCTTAAGAGGAGCCCCCCAAAAGGCCATGACAGCATCCCCGATAAATTTATCCAGCGTTCCTCCATATTCAAAAACAATGTCCACCATGCTTGTGAGATATTCATTTAAAAGTGAAACAACCTCATCCGGCCTTAATTTTTCCGAAAATGCCGTAAAACCCCGAATGTCAGAAAATAAAATGGTGAGTTCCTTGTTTTCTCCCCCCAACTCAAGATTTTTTGGGTCTTTAAGAAGTTCTTTTAAAACTTCTTCATTCATGTACTTTGAAAAAGC
The sequence above is a segment of the Deltaproteobacteria bacterium GWA2_45_12 genome. Coding sequences within it:
- a CDS encoding tRNA-specific adenosine deaminase, yielding MDTMFMKAALDEAFQGLKEGGIPIGSVLTINEKIVGRGHNRRVQSGNPILHGEMDCLQNAGRLKAKDYQRATLYTTLSPCDMCTGTIKIPRVVMAENTTFRGGEDLLLKRGVEVINMNVPEAITLMRNFIKAHPELWNEDIGV
- a CDS encoding methionine sulfoxide reductase, encoding MQTDKSSTIQKAVFAGGCFWCMEPPFEKLEGVLEVVSGYTGGHKENPTYEEVCSGKTGHLEAIQVTYDASKVSFSQVLEIFWQNVDPTDDGGQFVDRGSQYRTGIYYNNEEERVLAEESKKQLMSTKRFAKPIVTGIYPFKKFYPAEGYHQNYYKTNSMHYKMYRLGSGRDDFFRSLSREEIVNQYRKPNDAELKKSLTPEQYHVTQKEGTEPPFANEYWNNHRKGIYVDVVTGEPLFSSTDKFDSGTGWPSFTKPIDSSLVSEKTDTQYGMRRTEVRSKTGDSHLGHVFNDGPGPEGMRFCINSASLRFIPKEDLEKEGYGGYKKLFEK